A window of Chryseobacterium aquaeductus genomic DNA:
CCTTCATTCGGAGTAAATCCTGAGGAAGATTTGTTTTTTTGTGAAAAGCCTTAACCACAAACCTTTATCCAAAGATAATCTATGTGCGGAATAGCAGGAATCATCAGTAAAAACGCCCGAAACTATGGCCATGAGCTGCAGAATATGACCAATGCCATTGCGCATCGCGGTCCAGATTCCGCTCATCATGAGTTTTACGAAAACGCAGCTTTGGGACATCGTCGTCTTTCCATTATTGATCTTTCGGAAAACGGAAGGCAGCCCATGTATTCGAACACAAAAAATGAATGCATTGTTCTGAATGGTGAAATCTATGGCTACCAGTCCATCAAAAAGCAACATACGGAATATCCTTACCGTGGAGGTTCTGATACAGAAGTCATTCTGGCAATGTATCAGGGCAAAAAAGAAAAACTTATTCATGATCTTCCGGGAATGTTTGCCTTCGCCATCTGGGACGAAAAACAACAACAACTTTTCTGTGCCAGAGACCGTTTTGGCGAGAAACCATTTTACTATACCACTGGAAAACATGGTGAATTTATTTTTGCCAGCGAAATCAAAGCAATTCTGGCAAGCAGACTTGCCAACACAGAAATCAATCAAGATGCGCTTTCTCATTACATGCAATACGGTTATGTAAGCACCTATCAGAGTATTTATAAACATATCCATGCCTTACCTCCCGCCCATCAGCTGATCTGGAAAGAGGGTAAAATCGAAGTTTCAAGATATTACAGTCTTCCAAAGAAAGACAGGGAAATCAGTTTTTCTGACGCAAAAGAGGAGTTTGCTTTTCTTCTGAAAAATGCAGTGGAAAAGCAATTGATTGCCGATGTGGAAGTCGGAAGTTTTCTGAGCGGCGGTTTAGATTCTTCTTCGATTATTGCCATGGTTAATGAATTTTTACCCAATCAGACCACCATCAGTTTTGGATATGACCACCAAGACAGCGAACTAAAATATGCGCGTGAAATTGCTGAAAAGTACAATACAAAACATGTAGAAATACATGAAAAGAAAAAAGATCTGGTTTCTGGTATTTTGAAAGTCAATCATTTTTTGGATGAACCTTTTGCTGACCGCTCATGTCTTCCACACTTCGAGATCTGTAAGGCGGCAAGAAAAAATCTTACGGTAGTACTATCAGGAGATGTGGGTGACGAACTCTTCGGTGGCTACAGCTTTTATAGGGTTGAAAATGAGCTTAAAAAACATTTCAGTTATCAGAATATTATAGCGAGGTTTGGATTGAAATTGTATCAGAGTCTAAAACAGACCTCTTTTATTTCACAGATAAATGTACAATACAGTTCAATCTTAGATTTTCATCAAAATGAAGTGCGAAATTTCTTTAATGAAAATGAAAGGAGACAACTGGGCATTCATGAAAACTACTCTCAGCCTTATAGCTTTACCGCCGATAAAAACTCACTGAACGATATTATGCGCACAGACCTAGAGAAATTTGTCCCTGGTAATATGCTCGTAAAATCTGACAGAATGGCTATGGCAAATTCTCTGGAAGTGCGTACACCTTTTTTGGATGTTGATTTTGCAGAATTCTGTATTCAGCTTCCTGATCAACTTAAAATAAATTCAGAACAAGATAAAATAATCCTCAGAGAATCAATGAATTCTTACTGGACAGAGAGCATCAGAAAGCGACGTAAACAGGGCTTCGGGTTAGACATTGAAAATTGGTTTGCAGAAGAAAGTCTGATAAGATTTTCTGATAGTATGCTGAAAAACAAAAACCATCAGGTTTTTGATCACATTGATTTTAAGTCTACACAAAAGTTTTTAGACAAAGGACAAAAACACTGGAATCTCCTGCAATTGGCTTTGTGGGCCGAAAAAATAAAGTAATGGGCATCAAGAAAAAACTTTCTTCCAATTTCTATTATCTCCAGTGGCTTTGGCAAACTAGAGAAGAACGTTCAGGTTTTCCAAAATATAAAATTCTGAGTATTGATAAAACGATAGATAAAATTGTACGGGAAAAGATTTCCGTAAGCCGTTTTGGTGATGGTGAATTCAGACTTCTCTTTCCTGAATATGTTTTAGAATTTCAGGAAAACAGCGCATTAATAAGAGAGAAACTTAAAGATGTTTTAAATTCTGATCTGCATAATCACATTGTATGTCTTCCAGAACCACTTTCGTCGGTTTCAAAACTTGATATGATGACGAAATATTGGTGGAAAAAATTTATTAACAACTATGGCAAAAGAATAGTTCCTTTTTTGAATGAAGACAAAATTTACGGAAACTCATTCGTCACAAGATTTTATCTTGGATACGAGAACAAATCTGTAAAAAGAAACCAAATTATCGTAAATTCTTTAAAGAAGATTTGGGACGACAAAGATCTTTTACTCATCGAGGGCAGATTTTCCAGACTTGGTGTTGGTAATGACTTGTTTGGAAACGCAAAATCGGTTCAGAGAATATTATCTCCCGAAAAAAATGCATTCAGATGTTATGATGCAATATTTGAATCAGCAAAAATTCACGGTAAACAAAAAATTATTCTTATCGCACTTGGCCCTACAGCGACAATTCTTGCTTATGATTTGGCGAAGATAAATTATTGGGCAATAGATATCGGACATATTGATATTGAATATATGTGGTTTTTGCAAGGCGCCACTCAAAAAATTGCCATCGAGGGTAGGCACGTTAATGAAGCGGAAAAACAGGAAACATTCCAGATTCCAGATGAATTTCTGGGGACTTATACTGGTAGCATCATTTTAGAAATTACCAAATGAGTTTGAATATATCAGTCATAATCCCAGTTTATAACGCTTCTCAGTTTCTGAGGAAAGCGGTTGACTCTGCTCTGCAGTTTGAGGAAGTAAAAGAGATCGTCTTGGTAGAAGATAAGTCTACTGATAATTCATTAATTATTTGTCAGGAATTAATAAAAGAAAACACTAAAATAAAGCTGTATCAGCATTCTGACAGAGAAAATCATGGTGCCGGAGCGACTAGAAATCTTGGTCTTGAAAAAGCTGATTCAGAATACATCGCCTTTTTAGATGCAGATGATTATTATCTTTCTAATCGTTTCGATGGTGAAAAAACAATTTTCAATGATCCTAAAATCGAAGGTGTTTTTGGTGCATTGGGAACTGAATTTATCACAGAAAAAGGTCGAGAAGAATATCAGGATAAGTTTAAAAACACAACATTAACTACGGTTAATTTTCCGGCGGCTGGTGAAGATGTTTTTAAGGGTCTATTGGGATTGACAACTCAGGTTTTCGGTTCTTTTTTTCACCTGAATACTTTAACGGTAAAAAAATCTTCGATCGAAAAAAACAACCTTAGATTTAACAAAGATTTACGTGTTCATCAAGATTCTGATTTTATTATTAAATTAGCATATCACTGTTATCTAAAATCTGGAATTATAGAACAAGCGATTGCAGTAAGAGGTGTACACGATGACAATAGAATTACAAAAATAAAAGCTTATTCAGGTAAATTTTATCATAATAATCTTTTACTTCAAGCCTCTCTTTACCAATGGAGCAGATCTGCAAAACTAAATTCTTTATACTCAAAAAAGATAAAACTAGATTATTTAAGCTTTAAAATAGCCAATCAAAAAGGTCTGAAAAAATGGGTTAATTTTTTTACAACCTGTTTTGTGAATCCTGAATTTATTAAAACGAAGTATCGTTTTCACGCCTTAAATAATAACCATGATTCGTAAAAAAATAAATCAGATTATTGTACTTGTCATAGATTTGTTGGCATTTGCTAAACTAAAATTATATCATCCACCGAGAAATGAAAAATCTTTGCTGGTGAATTTTGAAAATCCTCAGTTATACCACAGATTTTTTTACTTGATGTTAAAGTTTTATCAGCTATCTGGATACAACATTTATTATCCTATGAGTTTCTCAAAATTTAGAAACTTAAGAAATAAAGATCGTTATTTGGGATTGATTTTGAGAGAAAAGAAATTTTTATCGATAAATAAAAATAACCTAACGCAAGATTTCATTGAAATTAATGATAAGATGTTCAGTCCTGATTACTTTTTAAACTATTTTGAAAAAGGCAATCAAGAGAGCAAATGCTTTCACGTACCAATGAGTTTTCACCCTTTCATGTATAATCAACAAATTTGGGATAATGCAGTTGATACGGAGAAAGAACGTTTGAACTCTATTTTCTGTTATGGAAATTTTGATTCCAAAGCGTATCTGGATATAAACAGAACAGAATTTAATGTAATTTCGAGAACAGAGTTGTTGAAGTTTTTTGAGCAAAAAGAACAATTTGTATCTATTCACCACAAAGAGGATATTACTTCTGAAACGACAGACCAACTGAATGAAAAATTCATCTTTGCCATCAAAGAAAACTATCCTGTTGCAATGGGCGACCTTAGAGAACTTTTATCTAACTTCAATTTTCATCTTTGCTGTCCTGGAGTTGTGATGCCTTTATGTCATAATATAATTGAAGCAATGTCTGTGGGAACAATCCCGCTTATAGAAAAAGAATACGCCGAAGTAATGTATCCCAATCTGCAACATAAAATCAACGCTATTATCTTTAAAGATTTACGAGATCTCAATAAAATTCTCTCAGAACAGCTTTTTGATTTTTCAGAAATGGAGATTTCTTACATGAGAAAAAATGTCCTAGAATATTATGAGAATTTTCTCATGCCGGAAAGTGTTGTAAATCATCTTAACGAAAGTATTACGAACAAAAAACTAATATATCTACAAGCAGAACATCGCAGCGTAAAATTTAAAAACTAAAAATAATGAATACTATAGAAAAATTAAAAAACATCATATTCAAAGAAGGTATTTATAACTATGTAAGGAGAAAAATGAATATATCTTATCTAGATAGTAAAACAACTTATAAAATAAAATATCGAGGAAATATCACAAAAATAGTTTTAAATAGAGCGTTTGGCTACGTAGATATGAAAATTTTTACTGACGGTATTTATGAAAAAGAAATCGTTGATGATATAGTCAATCACCTATCTATAGATAAAATAATGCTTGATATAGGTTCAAATATTGGACAGCACAGTTTATTATCAAGTCGATATTGCAAACAGATATATGCTTTTGAACCTATGCCTACAGTCTTTAATCAATTTAATGAAAGTATCAGGAAAAATAACATAAAAAATATTGAAACATTTAACA
This region includes:
- a CDS encoding glycosyltransferase family 2 protein, producing the protein MSLNISVIIPVYNASQFLRKAVDSALQFEEVKEIVLVEDKSTDNSLIICQELIKENTKIKLYQHSDRENHGAGATRNLGLEKADSEYIAFLDADDYYLSNRFDGEKTIFNDPKIEGVFGALGTEFITEKGREEYQDKFKNTTLTTVNFPAAGEDVFKGLLGLTTQVFGSFFHLNTLTVKKSSIEKNNLRFNKDLRVHQDSDFIIKLAYHCYLKSGIIEQAIAVRGVHDDNRITKIKAYSGKFYHNNLLLQASLYQWSRSAKLNSLYSKKIKLDYLSFKIANQKGLKKWVNFFTTCFVNPEFIKTKYRFHALNNNHDS
- a CDS encoding glycosyltransferase family 47 protein produces the protein MIRKKINQIIVLVIDLLAFAKLKLYHPPRNEKSLLVNFENPQLYHRFFYLMLKFYQLSGYNIYYPMSFSKFRNLRNKDRYLGLILREKKFLSINKNNLTQDFIEINDKMFSPDYFLNYFEKGNQESKCFHVPMSFHPFMYNQQIWDNAVDTEKERLNSIFCYGNFDSKAYLDINRTEFNVISRTELLKFFEQKEQFVSIHHKEDITSETTDQLNEKFIFAIKENYPVAMGDLRELLSNFNFHLCCPGVVMPLCHNIIEAMSVGTIPLIEKEYAEVMYPNLQHKINAIIFKDLRDLNKILSEQLFDFSEMEISYMRKNVLEYYENFLMPESVVNHLNESITNKKLIYLQAEHRSVKFKN
- the asnB gene encoding asparagine synthase (glutamine-hydrolyzing), translated to MCGIAGIISKNARNYGHELQNMTNAIAHRGPDSAHHEFYENAALGHRRLSIIDLSENGRQPMYSNTKNECIVLNGEIYGYQSIKKQHTEYPYRGGSDTEVILAMYQGKKEKLIHDLPGMFAFAIWDEKQQQLFCARDRFGEKPFYYTTGKHGEFIFASEIKAILASRLANTEINQDALSHYMQYGYVSTYQSIYKHIHALPPAHQLIWKEGKIEVSRYYSLPKKDREISFSDAKEEFAFLLKNAVEKQLIADVEVGSFLSGGLDSSSIIAMVNEFLPNQTTISFGYDHQDSELKYAREIAEKYNTKHVEIHEKKKDLVSGILKVNHFLDEPFADRSCLPHFEICKAARKNLTVVLSGDVGDELFGGYSFYRVENELKKHFSYQNIIARFGLKLYQSLKQTSFISQINVQYSSILDFHQNEVRNFFNENERRQLGIHENYSQPYSFTADKNSLNDIMRTDLEKFVPGNMLVKSDRMAMANSLEVRTPFLDVDFAEFCIQLPDQLKINSEQDKIILRESMNSYWTESIRKRRKQGFGLDIENWFAEESLIRFSDSMLKNKNHQVFDHIDFKSTQKFLDKGQKHWNLLQLALWAEKIK
- a CDS encoding GT-D fold domain-containing glycosyltransferase; this translates as MGIKKKLSSNFYYLQWLWQTREERSGFPKYKILSIDKTIDKIVREKISVSRFGDGEFRLLFPEYVLEFQENSALIREKLKDVLNSDLHNHIVCLPEPLSSVSKLDMMTKYWWKKFINNYGKRIVPFLNEDKIYGNSFVTRFYLGYENKSVKRNQIIVNSLKKIWDDKDLLLIEGRFSRLGVGNDLFGNAKSVQRILSPEKNAFRCYDAIFESAKIHGKQKIILIALGPTATILAYDLAKINYWAIDIGHIDIEYMWFLQGATQKIAIEGRHVNEAEKQETFQIPDEFLGTYTGSIILEITK